In Erigeron canadensis isolate Cc75 chromosome 1, C_canadensis_v1, whole genome shotgun sequence, a single window of DNA contains:
- the LOC122585217 gene encoding uncharacterized protein LOC122585217 yields MGWFVKLCFSNRPTHYSTLRAVLAVFGICRRFHLHTDRTSKIPDSFAEVHGVGRNVVAVFWDLDNKPPKSVSPFDAAIRLRKAAESFGTVRFKIAYANQHSFDYVPPEIKIHRRDRKVLNQLENKGVVKPVDPYICRVCGRKFYNNEKLINHFKQIHEREHIKRVSQIESAKGSQRVKLVGKYSMKMEKYSNAARDILTPKIGYGLGDELKRAGYWVSTVSNKPQAADIALRNHIVDMMDRRQMDCLILVSDDSDFLKVLEEAKLRCLKTVVVGDCNDGALKRVSDAAFSWQEIIMGKAKKEAVSVVGRWKDRDILKRLEWTYNYEREKKLYGSFSEDDHQDDDLDATNLVSEEDDEFKKDESRAWWKLESDSDVASH; encoded by the coding sequence ATGGGTTGGTTTGTCAAGTTATGTTTTAGTAATAGGCCAACACATTATTCAACGCTACGTGCTGTGTTAGCAGTTTTTGGAATTTGTAGACGTTTTCATCTTCACACAGACCGGACTTCAAAAATTCCCGACTCGTTTGCTGAAGTTCATGGTGTTGGGCGAAACGTTGTGGCTGTGTTTTGGGACTTAGATAACAAACCTCCAAAATCAGTTTCTCCATTTGATGCTGCTATTCGGCTGAGAAAGGCGGCTGAATCGTTTGGAACTGTACGGTTCAAGATAGCTTATGCTAACCAACATTCATTCGATTATGTCCCTCCAGAGATTAAAATACATAGGAGAGATAGGAAGGTGTTAAATCAGCTGGAGAATAAGGGTGTTGTTAAAccggttgatccatatataTGTCGTGTTTGTGGGAGGAAGTTTTATAATAACGAGAAACTAATCAACCATTTTAAGCAAATTCACGAGCGTGAACACATTAAACGAGTGAGTCAGATTGAATCAGCTAAAGGTAGTCAAAGGGTGAAGTTAGTGGGAAAATACTCcatgaaaatggaaaaatataGTAATGCTGCAAGAGATATTTTGACGCCAAAGATTGGGTATGGATTGGGGGATGAGCTTAAACGGGCAGGATATTGGGTTAGTACGGTTTCAAATAAACCACAGGCGGCAGATATTGCTTTGAGAAACCACATAGTGGATATGATGGATAGGCGCCAGATGGATTGTTTGATACTTGTTTCAGATGATTCtgattttttgaaagttttggaAGAGGCAAAACTGAGATGCTTGAAAACAGTGGTTGTGGGTGATTGCAATGATGGGGCACTTAAGAGGGTTTCCGATGCTGCTTTTTCATGGCAGGAGATTATTATGGGGAAGGCTAAAAAGGAAGCAGTATCAGTTGTGGGGCGATGGAAGGATCGTGATATTCTGAAAAGGTTAGAGTGGACGTATAATTATGAACGGGAGAAGAAGTTATATGGTTCTTTTTCTGAGGATGATCATCAGGACGATGATTTGGATGCGACTAATTTGGTATCCGAGGAAGATGATGAATTTAAAAAGGATGAAAGTCGTGCTTGGTGGAAACTTGAGTCAGATTCGGATGTTGCATCTCACTAA
- the LOC122590441 gene encoding thaumatin-like protein 1 — protein MGFIYFYVIISIIFYDGTTFTVVNDCGFTVWPVISGGLYYLNITGFELKKGTTHSFQVSTNWEGSIWGRTGFTFNGSGSGSCATGDCGSSKMECNGTTFPTQLVSVAYFNMGSYHASYNVSIIIRYNLPMTIEPTGDCLKTGCANDLNERCPQELMFKGGEGCQSACQVFPSQYHCCEGSCNTTSYGRLFHLACPNSVAYEYYREDYYCEGSDYTVRFCPQADMFSTIKLGGSLKFDDQLVSIDGRFTLGFFNKNYTCLGIWYTNDIESRKVWVANPNKPISGYNALSIDPNT, from the exons ATGGGCTTTATTTACTTTTACgtcattatcagcatcatcttTTATGATG GGACTACTTTTACTGTTGTCAACGACTGTGGCTTCACTGTTTGGCCTGTTATCTCAGGTGGCCTTTATTATCTCAATATCACCGGATTCGAGCTTAAAAAGGGTACAACCCACTCCTTTCAAGTTTCCACAAACTGGGAGGGTAGCATCTGGGGTAGAACAGGTTTTACCTTCAATGGATCTGGTAGTGGCTCCTGTGCCACTGGTGATTGTGGTTCCAGTAAAATGGAGTGCAATGGAACAACATTCCCTACACAACTGGTTAGTGTTGCATATTTCAATATGGGAAGCTACCATGCGTCTTATAATGTTAGCATCATCATCAGGTACAACTTACCGATGACCATAGAGCCGACTGGCGATTGCTTGAAGACAGGTTGTGCTAATGATCTGAATGAACGTTGCCCACAGGAGCTGATGTTTAAGGGTGGAGAAGGGTGTCAGAGTGCTTGCCAGGTCTTTCCCTCGCAGTACCACTGCTGTGAGGGCTCATGCAACACGACATCATATGGTCGGTTGTTCCATTTGGCATGCCCAAATTCCGTTGCCTATGAGTATTATAGAGAGGATTATTATTGTGAGGGTAGTGATTACACTGTCAGGTTTTGTCCCCAAGCAGACATGTTTTCAACAATAAAGCTTGGTGGCTCACTCAAGTTTGACGACCAGCTTGTTTCCATTGATGGAAGATTCACGTTGGGGTTCTTCAACAAAAATTACACTTGCTTGGGAATTTGGTACACCAATGACATAGAATCCAGAAAAGTATGGGTTGCCAATCCTAATAAACCAATCTCAGGCTACAATGCGCTCTCCATTGACCCCAACACCTGA
- the LOC122585561 gene encoding uncharacterized protein LOC122585561 produces the protein MSKIISSLLLWLPFLLLITSAVESQADAQKPPLNRLFLGAIPKKVRCTSPLYPKCFNLWHFCPAACSTNCYVDCVSCKPICNCNVPGAVCQDPRFVGGDGLTFYFHGQKNQDFCLVSDPSLHINGHFIGKRNQKLTRDFTWVQSVGIMFDNHKLLVGAKKTSIWDDNEEHLYISFDDTPLSLDGKNWTYQNSSLLITRTSPTNGIAIEVQNSFKITAAVVPIGEDESKIHGYDITKDDCFAHLELGFKFYNLSDVVDGVLGQTYKTDYVSKINVRAKMPVMGNVPKYSTSHIFATDCAVSRFSRKDEPRVMGSGKVF, from the exons ATGTCAAAGATTATCAGTTCATTGCTTTTGTGGCTTCCGTTTTTGTTGCTTATCACTTCGGCCGTTGAATCTCAAGCTGATGCGCAGAAACCTCCACTAAATAGACTATTTCTTGGAGCCATACCGAAGAAAGTGAGATGCACATCTCCTTTGTACCCAAAATGTTTCAATTTGTGGCACTTTTGTCCTGCTGCATGTTCAACAAACTGCTATGTGGATTGTGTTTCCTGCAAACCAATTTGCA ATTGTAATGTACCCGGAGCAGTGTGTCAAGACCCACGGTTCGTGGGAGGAGATGGTCTAACATTCTACTTTCACGGACAAAAAAATCAAGATTTCTGCCTAGTATCCGACCCAAGTCTCCATATCAACGGTCACTTCATTggaaaaagaaaccaaaaactTACCCGCGACTTCACATGGGTCCAATCAGTAGGAATCATGTTTGACAATCACAAACTCCTTGTTGGAGCCAAGAAAACATCAATATGGGATGACAACGAAGAACATCTCTACATATCGTTCGATGATACACCACTATCCCTTGATGGGAAAAACTGGACTTATCAAAATTCATCTTTACTCATCACTAGAACAAGCCCAACTAATGGTATAGCCATTGAAGTGCAAAATAGCTTCAAGATTACAGCCGCAGTGGTCCCCATTGGTGAAGATGAATCTAAGATACATGGTTATGATATCACAAAGGATGATTGTTTTGCACATTTGGAGTTGGgttttaagttttataacttaagTGATGTAGTAGATGGAGTTTTAGGACAAACTTATAAAACAGACTATGTGAGTAAGATCAACGTTAGGGCGAAAATGCCGGTAATGGGTAACGTACCTAAATACTCAACGTCTCATATATTTGCTACTGACTGCGCCGTCTCGCGGTTTAGTCGCAAGGACGAGCCTCGGGTGATGGGATCTGGTAAGGTGTTCTAG
- the LOC122585998 gene encoding uncharacterized protein LOC122585998, translating to MEKMMIGSLLLWLTLFLISFAINPHVSAQQLAAQAPGRPVPPVTPAPPPGRPTPPAPPPGRPVPPVAPPLPPVTPPPPPVIPPPSPVLTPPPPPVTPPPPPITPPPPPPPPVTPTPPPPGNPKKVRCTSPLYPACFNQWYFCPADCPKNCYMDCVSCKPVCTCNIPGAVCQDPRFVGGDGVAFYFHGQKNKNFCLVSDPSLHINAHFIGKRNPKLTRDFTWVHSVGIMFDNHKLLVGAKKTSIWDDNEEHLYISFDDTPLSLDRKNWTYHNSSLLVTRTSSPTNGIAIEVQNSFMITGKVVPVSEEESRVHGYNITNDDCFAHLELGFKFYNLSDEVDGILGQTYRKNYARKLKLDSNMPVMGDLPKYLASSIFAADCAISQFGLARV from the exons ATGGAAAAGATGATGATCGGTTCATTGCTTCTATGGCTTACATTGTTTCTCATCTCATTCGCCATCAACCCACATGTTTCTGCGCAGCAACTAGCAGCTCAAGCACCTGGGAGACCAGTTCCACCTGTGACACCAGCTCCGCCACCAGGGAGACCAACTCCGCCAGCTCCACCACCAGGAAGACCTGTTCCGCCAGTAGCACCACCTCTGCCACCAGTAACACCCCCTCCGCCACCAGTAATACCACCTCCATCACCAGTACTAACACCACCTCCTCCACCAGTaacaccacctccaccaccgaTAACACCACCTCCGCCACCTCCGCCACCAGTAACACCAACTCCTCCGCCTCCTGGAAATCCGAAAAAAGTGAGATGCACGTCTCCACTGTACCCGGCATGTTTCAACCAGTGGTACTTCTGTCCTGCGGACTGCCCAAAAAACTGCTACATGGATTGTGTTTCTTGCAAACCTGTTTGTA CTTGCAACATCCCGGGAGCAGTGTGTCAAGACCCACGGTTCGTAGGAGGAGATGGTGTTGCTTTCTACTTTCACGgtcaaaagaataaaaatttcTGCCTAGTATCTGACCCAAGTCTCCACATCAACGCTCACTTCATTGGAAAACGAAACCCAAAACTTACTCGCGACTTCACATGGGTCCACTCGGTAGGAATAATGTTTGACAACCACAAACTCCTTGTTGGAGCCAAGAAAACATCCATATGGGATGATAATGAAGAACATCTATATATATCGTTTGATGATACACCACTATCCCTTGATAGGAAAAACTGGACTTATCATAATTCATCTTTACTCGTCACTAGAACAAGTAGCCCGACTAATGGTATAGCCATTGAAGTGCAAAATAGCTTCATGATTACAGGCAAAGTGGTTCCAGTTAGTGAGGAGGAATCAAGGGTTCATGGATATAACATCACGAATGATGATTGTTTTGCACATTTGGAATTGGGGTTTAAGTTTTACAATCTGAGTGATGAAGTAGACGGCATTTTAGGACAAACTTATAGAAAAAACTATGCGAGAAAGCTCAAGCTTGATTCGAATATGCCTGTAATGGGTGATCTACCAAAGTACTTGGCATCTAGTATATTTGCTGCTGATTGCGCTATATCTCAGTTTGGCCTTGCTCGTGTTTAA